The Diadema setosum chromosome 4, eeDiaSeto1, whole genome shotgun sequence genome window below encodes:
- the LOC140226786 gene encoding phosphatidylinositol 4,5-bisphosphate 5-phosphatase A-like, which translates to MAELRVCINTWNVATQDPPTIEAFKDMIWIQTQNGPDLYVWGLQEVSSKPHEFIQSAFSDDPWTEAISNVVCPKGYVMINSVRLQGIVLLFYVRMLHLPFIHNVQTALTRTGLGGVWGNKGAVSVRFDCYRRSVCLIAVHLSPHQDGWEKRDKEFHTIVTTQEFPQCNATTILDHDYVLWFGDLNYRIEDLSTEAIKFLAAPKKLHVLQEKDQLLNSMRHKRAFGGFQEGALAFMPTYKYDLKSNEYDTSPKQRAPAWTDRILWKVNRRASIDQNYLSIKQLSYHCHSDILWSDHRPVSAEFLAKVTTDDVQPLVSFVPIESWSKGEDAECIYSVLPDTKTSSWDWIGLYKVGFHTAQKHYVTYVYAVPNGESNSGMCKIKFGSGYLPEDTCTKYVLCYISRTMNCVLGVSNVFRILPSEASERQLQQETQQLANSQLETAVQAGF; encoded by the exons ATGGCAGAACTAAG AGTATGCATCAATACATGGAACGTGGCTACCCAGGACCCGCCCACCATCGAGGCCTTCAAGGACATGATTTGGATCCAGACCCAGAATGGACCAGACCTCTATGTCTGGGGCCTGCAGGAGGTCAGCTCCAAGCCCCACGAGTTCATCCAGAGTGCCTTCTCAGATGACCCATGGACCGAGGCCATCTCAAACGTGGTGTGCCCAAAGGGATATGTTATG ATCAACTCTGTAAGACTTCAAGGTATAGTGTTGCTCTTTTACGTCAGAATGCTGCACCTCCCATTCATACACAATGTTCAGACGGCTCTCACAAGAACAGGGTTAGGCGGGGTTTGG GGCAATAAGGGTGCAGTGAGTGTCCGATTTGACTGCTACAGGAGGAGTGTGTGCCTGATTGCAGTCCACCTCTCACCTCACCAGGATGGCTGGGAGAAGAGGGACAAAGAGTTCCACACCATAGTAACCACGCAGGAATTCCCACAGTGCAATGCTACCACAATACTAGACCACGA CTATGTGTTGTGGTTTGGTGATCTGAACTATCGCATTGAAGACCTGTCGACGGAAGCCATCAAGTTCTTGGCTGCCCCCAAGAAGCTCCATGTGTTGCAGGAGAAGGACCAGCTCCTGAACAGCATGAGACATAAGAGGGCGTTCGGTGGCTTCCAAGAGGGCGCACTCGCCTTTATGCCTACGTATAAATATGATCTGAAGTCCAATGAGTATGACACCAG TCCAAAGCAGCGGGCCCCTGCATGGACAGACAGGATCCTGTGGAAGGTCAACCGGCGGGCCAGCATTGACCAGAACTATCTCAGCATCAAGCAGCTGTCCTACCATTGCCACTCGGACATCCTCTGGAGTGACCACCGGCCAGTCAGTGCCGAATTTCTTGCCAAG GTTACAACAGATGATGTCCAGCCTTTGGTGTCCTTTGTCCCGATTGAGTCCTGGTCGAAAGGAGAAGATGCCGAGTGCATCTATTCAGTCTTGCCTGACACAAAAACGAGTAGCTGGGACTGGATAGGCCTTTACAAG GTCGGGTTCCACACAGCCCAGAAGCACTATGTCACCTATGTCTACGCAGTTCCTAATGGAGAGAGCAACTCAGGGATGTGCAAGATCAAGTTTGGCTCAGGCTACCTCCCAGAGGACACTTGCACTAAATATGTCTTGTGCTACATCAGCAGAACCATGAATTGTGTTCTTGGCGTCTCCAATGTCTTTCGG ATTCTTCCATCTGAAGCAAGCGAGAGACAGCTGCAGCAAGAGACTCAGCAGCTTGCCAACAGTCAATTGGAAACAGCAGTCCAGGCAGGATTTTAG